The DNA region TGCCTCTGTTATCGGGAGTGCATCCATATCTGCACGCAGGGCGATGATTTTATCTGAAGGGAGTTCCCCTTTAATTAAACCTACAACGCCGGTATCGGCCATTTCTGTAAAAGGGATACCCCAGTCAGTCAGAATCCCTTTTACAAAGGCTGAAGTCTGGTATTCCTGAAAAGAAAGTTCCGGATTGGCATGTAAATGCTGGCGATAGCCAACAACCTGTTCAAATATATTACCCGAAAGGGCCTGGATCTTGTCTTTAATCATCATTGCTGTGGTTCTAAATTAGGTGCATTAATCTTTTCCCTGAAAATAAATAAGGTAGGGAACATTGGTCTGAGTTCATTTAGCAGGCGCTGTGCTTCCAGCCGCGTTCTAAAATCACCAACCCGTAAATAATAATTCGGCTGTTTATAGGTAATGTAGGTATTTAATTCCGGGTAGCTGGAGTTAAACTTGCTCTGCTCATTATAAACCTCGCGCCGGTCCGACCCATAATAGATCTGTACCCGGTAACCCATTTGCGAAACGATGGTGGTCCCCGGCCTTACCGGGATTACAGTACCTGGACCCCCTGTTGTAGCGGGTTTCAGGTTCAACTCTATACGTTTTGCAATCAAACTGTCTATCATCGGATCTTTAACTACTGCAACTACTCCCTTAGTCTGGGCCATCACCACAGCAGAAAAGCAACACAATATACCAGTTAACAATTTCTTCATGAAAGGATAAAAAAAGAATGCCGAATTTTTTACAAAACTCGGCATTCTATATGTTTATTACAAATTACAATCCTGCGCCGTGACAGTTTTTGAATTTCTTGCCGCTGCCGCAAGGACAAGGCTCGTTTCTGCCCACTGTTACTTCCTTGCGGATGGGCTGCTGCGGAGCCAGTTCACGGGTATCTTCCATCACTTCAGCACTGCTGCTTTCATGTCCGAACTCGGGTTTAGACATTTTTAACCTGCTTGGTGCTGGTCTTGGCGCCTGTGCCTCACGCACATCATTCGGATCTGTCTGTATCGGGATACCTCCTTTATACAGGAAGCTCACTACCTCTTTGTTCACTGCATTCAGCATGTTCTTGAACAGGTTAAA from Pedobacter africanus includes:
- a CDS encoding SPOR domain-containing protein; this translates as MKKLLTGILCCFSAVVMAQTKGVVAVVKDPMIDSLIAKRIELNLKPATTGGPGTVIPVRPGTTIVSQMGYRVQIYYGSDRREVYNEQSKFNSSYPELNTYITYKQPNYYLRVGDFRTRLEAQRLLNELRPMFPTLFIFREKINAPNLEPQQ